The Urbifossiella limnaea nucleotide sequence ATCTCCGCCGGCTCCACGTCCTCGACGTGTGTGGCGACCGTCCACGTGTGGCCGAACGGGTCGATCACGCTGCCGGAGCGGTCGCCGTAGAACTGGTCCGCCAGCGGCTTCATCACCGTCGCCCCGTGGGCGAGGGCCGCGGCGAACACGGCGTCGCAGTCGGGCACATAAATCATCAGCCCGGACGCGGTGCCGCCGAGCGTCTCCGGGCTCTTGTTCCCCCACTCCGGTTTCTCCTCGCCCATCATGATGACCGAGTCGCCGATCTTGATCTCGGCGTGCGCCACCGACCCGTCGGGCATCGGCATCCGCAGCACCTCGACGGCGCCGAACGCCGCCTTGTAGAAGTCGATGGCCTTGGCGGCCCCGCGGATTGTCATGTACGGGGTGACGGAGTGGTAACCGTCGGGAATCGGCTTCACGGCCACGGGCAGACCTCCGAATCGTGTGAGGGGACGCCCGGACTCTACATTACTGTACGGATGGACACAAGCGAGGAAGTGGCGAACGTGGATGGGACCGCGGCGGGAGAACCGGCACGACCGGCGCCGCATAGAATGCCCGCCCCTTTCCCCACGGGCGCCCGCCATGAAGCACGCCGTTCCGCTCCTCGTCGTCCTCGCGTTCGCCGGCCGCGCCGACGCCCAGGAGGCGAAGAAGACCTTTCCCTACGCCGCCCCCGCGCACGAGCGCCAGGTGCTCGACGTGTACGCGCCGAAGGGCGCGAAGGGGCTGCCGGTCGTGTTCTGGATTCACGGCGGCGGCTGGCAGGCCGGCGACAAGTCGGACGTGCAGCTGAAGCCGACGTGGTTCATGGAGAAGGGCTACGTCTTCGTCTCGACCAACTACCGGCTGCTGCCGGCGGTGGACATGGGGACGATCGTCCGCGACGTGGCGAAGGCGGCGCGGTGGGTGCGCGAGCACATCGCCGAGCACGGCGGCGACCCGGACCGGCTGTACGTGATGGGCCACTCCGCCGGCGCGCAGCTGGCCGCG carries:
- a CDS encoding VOC family protein, whose protein sequence is MAVKPIPDGYHSVTPYMTIRGAAKAIDFYKAAFGAVEVLRMPMPDGSVAHAEIKIGDSVIMMGEEKPEWGNKSPETLGGTASGLMIYVPDCDAVFAAALAHGATVMKPLADQFYGDRSGSVIDPFGHTWTVATHVEDVEPAEMQKRMDAMMAQMSQGGAA